A segment of the Labrus bergylta chromosome 11, fLabBer1.1, whole genome shotgun sequence genome:
GCACTGACTTTTTCATCCTCGCCTCCCTCTCTCCGCTGGGGAATATTACGGGAATGAAAGCTTGTCTGCAGAAGCAGGAACAAAGGAACAATAAGCAGTAGACTGTGTTGAACCTGATATTAGCAGCAAGGTTCATGCAGAGGGGAAGTAGGGCTGTTTTAGCTAGCTTCATGTAGTGAAGCAAGGCATTGACATCTCTAATatgaagcagaaaaaaggaaaaaaattcTTTGTTGGATTGTCCTGATAAATGACACAATTGATTCAGTAATTTTTATATAAATTAGGTATCAGGAATAAAAAGCTCACTTCTTGTTGTTAATATTGAATGCACATTGAACATCTTTGTACTTGTGAGGGGCAGCCAGACAGCACAATCAAGCTCAAGCATTACATTTGTCTCTGGGAAATTGGGATAGGAattattttttgggggattAAATAGGAAGTAGAAATAAGGTAATGCACAATATGTGTTCTTAAGTGTGAATGtgattctgttgttttgtgttaaGTTTCTTGTGTATATGTGCCAGGCAGTGTATGTAAGGAACATTGTACAGTCAAATGTACATAGATAAACTGGAATTTAAACCCTACAGGTATGGTCATTTATCAGTAGCACATTCCCCTTATTTCTGCTCTATCTCTTTGTCAGAGttacaggaggaagaggagctcCTGGATGCCCAATGTCGGCATGTGGAAAACCGTCTATCCGAGCGGGAATGCACCCTAGGAGAGCTTCGTACGGAGCTGAGTCATAAAGGGGTTTTGGTGGGAGCCCTCAGAGCAAATCTCAAGGAAAAGGAGCGCCATTTCCTGGAGGAGCTTAAACGCCGTAGCCACTGCTCAACCATCCtcaacacagagctgcagaaacaaacagaggcaGCAGCGTATCTCTCCTTCCAGCTGCATGCTGCCAGGCAGAAACTACACCACCAGCGGATGCAGCAGAGGCAGGGACTCCTCAGCAGAGCCAACAGCCAGGGGGCCCAATATGGTGCCGAGCAGAACTCCTTTTCATCCCCGCTGATGCCGTCAGGAGCCTCCCCTTCGTCTCCTGTGGTCAAACCCAAGCGTAGGAGTGCAAGGGCATCTTCGAGGGTGGAGCGTGCTCGGGAGTGTGTCCCCATTGAGAAAGTGATGGGCCCCGCAGAGCCCACAGCCATGCCCGACCCTGCACTTTTCCTCCACCCTCGAAGGCACAGGGCTCGCTCCCGGCACACTGTGGCACAGAGACAACCTCCACTGGGCCTGGagagggaggatgaggaggaaggaggaggggaggggccAGTAGAGCCCCAGGAAGAAACCGTCAGACTGGTTTGTTCAactgcagcgccccctgctgctgAAACAAAGGCAGATTAGCAACAACTGTGACCTGAGCCTCTGACTCCAGCTTGATTACTGATTATCCTCTGTTGGACTGtttctgctgtttactgttctCCTGCACCTTGACTGAACTGAGACTGGTTTTagcttttaaattatattaCACTTATAGTggacacttttttaaatgtggactTTCATATAACCTTAAATTACTTTGAAACAAAACTCAGTAAATGTCACTTTAAGTCAGTCTTAAATGAAGTTGGATTAACTATCTGTTTACACTGGTGTCACATTCTCAGTATACTGTGGGGCCTTATTTCAAAGCAACCCCTTTCACATGTGTTGGGATGGTGAGCTTGAAAGAAAAGTAGCAGCCATTTTATTTCCCGTCCTGTTGTGTGGCCCAACCAACTGTGACCCTTCAAGGCCGACCATAAATCAACCATGTGACCAAATGTTTGCGTGGTGGCTCCTGAGGGAGGCACAGCTGCAAATAACTGAAGTGGCGTGCAAGTCTTTGTTTGTCCtccatgtgaaaaaaaacaacttatttaAATGAAGTGAGTTCCCATTTCGTTCAAACAACATCAGACAGACCAGTTACTATTGTTTGATTTATCATTTATAGGAAAGCACATCCCCATGCACGtttgtattatattttataaCAACTCTTTATTTGGTTGAAGGTGCACATGACAAAAAGGAATTTTAACTTAGAAAtaattctgttgttttgtttaaaccCCGATTAACTGTTTCACAAAacagaatcagttatatctgcaACAGCTTAtcatatatatgatatatgacACCAATAGCAAAAAGCAATACTTCTGGAAACCCGATTTGAGGGGAAATTGTATTTGACACTCAACCTCATATTATAATCCGTGTACAAGGTATAGATTGCAGGTAAATGTAGCAACAATAGCATCAGCTTGCTATCCACACCGTAAACAAGCTAGCCATAAATTCAAGTTATTTCAGGAAAATTTAAATATTGACTTTAAAGTCTTATTCTACAACTTTTTTCGGTATGTTATACTTTATATAAATACACTCAATCGCATTGTCGTATACATACAAATGACTCTAGAGTGATTGCAATCTAATCTTTCGTTAATCAAACATCTGTAAAAGAGGAACAGCTTTGTCTTggaagacttttaaaaacaccagtATTAAGTAGAGGACAGATCAGTTTTGGcgaagggaaaaaaaacccagaatatttaacatttttcttcCTACCACAAGATACACTCTGACGCGCACATGTGCTGCTATCAATCTGCTTTGGCCACTTTAGGTGATAATAAGTTCTGACTCATTCAACCATGTGTCACTCTCAGGTGAGGTTTGTGTACTAAACAACACGCACAACCAGAAGGCTACTACTACTTCAAGTTTGTGTTTGAAGATGCTGTGATGGGGTTTCTTTTCACCTCAggaaaaaaatggacaaaaaaaaaaacagaacaagactggagttttttttttttttttttttccttttaactgAAGCAGGATCTGATCTGTTTGCAAGATCCTCGAAATAGAGGTGTCAAACATCACACTGGGACAGAGACTGTGTACTGTCAATGACAGGATGGCAGGCTCAGCAGATAGctgttgaagtgtgtgtgtgtgtgtgtgtgtagtaggtgtgtgtgttatgaaAACACAAGCTCATGGTGGCCTCTAGTGTAACAAGGAGCAAATGGCACCTTTGAAAAAAGTGGGTAACACTTAAACAGACTATATATTTTTCAAGGTATACAATGCTTTTATGTTACTGCTGACATGTCTTAAAGCTGATTAGGGTTAATTTTTCCATTAAGTCCTTTTGTAATGAATGCCTTATGACAGAGGAGCTGAGACTCAGATATGACGTTTGGAACCTAATGAGAGATTTCTTTACCCCAGTGttgtgtcctttttgttttacttttaaaagacTCACTGGGATTCAAATTGCAGTGTGTGTTAAGTTGTGTCACAGACTGTCTATACGTGAGCCATGACGTATCTCAGCATCAGTGACTGCAGTCTCTGGAACGAGCTTTCCTGTAAGACTGAATTGAAGTTCAACAAGTTGCTGTTGTTATGTTTCAGTAGTATATCTTCAATAAGCAATATATCggtatatttaaatattattaggAGGTAACTTTAAGGTGGTTGAAGAACATCCTAGGTGTTATTTTATGAttgtttaattttgtattttataacTGTTAAGCTCTGTATCTTTTACTTAATATTTTTCTGAATTATCtattgagttgttttgttttgttttgcaaagtTCTGTTGATTGTCTACTGAATTGTCACCTGATTAATGATGTTGCATTTTATAGGCGTTACATCCTTACATTACAGTAAGCGTTCAGTGACACGCTGCATGTGAAGCAGCATTGAGCTGGTGAGTGTATTATAACTATAATATCAAGTAAGACTGGCGGGATGAAAATGAaactgaacactttttttttctttttgagccAAAAATGCAAATGTGAAAAGCGTTTTCATTCCTCTCTCAGCTGGTAAGCCATTAGCATGACAGTGTGCACTATTATAGGGGAGAGAAGGGGATAAAAGAATAAAGCAGTTTTgaagaaaacgttttttttttccccaccaggAATCCTGAGCTTAGACTGTTAGACTTCATGACATCATTACCGACGGATTTAATCCAAATGACGCGCAAGCTAGTTTAGACTCTTCATTTACCTTTCATAATTAAATCCTGCATACCACATTAATGCCTCATATCATATTCAAGAGTAACTTAAAACGGGTGTTGTGTTACTTGGATAGATAATCAATGCTGTATGCATCTTTGTATGAGACATGTTTGCCTGCTTACGAGCCAAAGAGGCCCGCCACTGAAATTACCATGAAGACAAATAGTGTGGTGTTGTATTGAAGATGTCTTCTAATGAAAATGTGttcttaaaaagagaaaatcttAACCACTTGATATGTCTTTTCTACTTTTCAGAGCAACCACATAACATCAAGCATCACTTATAGACCCATTCCCACAGAGAATGTCTTCCATCTTCCTTGACACCAAAATAATAACCCCAATACTCTTGATATTAATGATAACAAAtatcagcagcagcatctgGTCTCTTTCATGAGgtcataaatgttcattttgcaTCTTAGAGACATTTCAGTGGTCTGTATGTGGCACCATGAAGCATCTTGTTCGACATGTTGTCTCTAGCAATAATGCTGTGTGGTAGCTGACTTAATGCTCTGGGTTGTCGTACACTTTGATGAGCATAAGCTATTGACTTATTACCGCATATACTGTGTAAGCTTCCTATAGTGATCTACTGTACACATAATTGGAATAAAATGAAGGATTGTCTTAAGTCTGCTGCCTGCTTGTTGTTATTGCTTGAAGGTTTAAAAGtcaaatggacttgagcttgtatactgcttttctagtcttctgactatttaaagcgcttttacaccgcaggtcacacctacacatccacacactgatggcaaaggttgctatgtaaagtgtccatcagaagtaagtaactaatcccattcatcgGCGACTaagaagcagagggagcaacttggggttcagtgtctggcccaaggacacatcaggaggctgcaggagctgaatgTTAAAGTGGTTAAATGAGGAATGTGATGCTCATGTGGATAAATGTGATAAATCACATGGCTCTGGCAGCACTGATTTAACTTACGTTTCATGTAGAGCACATTTTCAATTGGGAATAAATTAATCAATTGAATTACGATTGCTCCATTTGGTATCCTCTCTCTTGTTTATCATGTACAATATTTTGTATTTGCAACTAACCTCTCCATAGAAATAAAGTCACTTTGGCTCCCTCTAAGAAAACCTTTCAGCCGTGCCCCTATAGTTATTTGTACTTTTTCCTATAAAGAAATATGAGTTATAAGGTAGAATAATTTAaagagagtgtttttttttctttactaaaatgtgtgttgtttatttgacaTCTAAAATTCCATTTTCTTGCTATAAAATGTTGTCCAGGAGACTTTCCCTTGCAGGCTCATGAAATCAATTTGACAATGTGACACATGACGATTTCACTCTGGTATtttgaagaagaagcagagacaCAAGACAATTAAAGATGTATTGCAGATAAATTGAAGGGTTTCCTATTTCACACCCAGAAAGATGTGGATTTTTATTTCACGAGGTCATGATTAAATCTTTCAGCGAGGGCTCCGACTGTCACTGTTGTGAAAACTGGCACGCCGTTGAAAGACACTCTTTTAATCAGAAAGTGATGCACCAGTACATTCAGCAAATGTGTGCATGTTGGAGACTTGATAGGAGCTGATGACATGTAGGTCAACCTCACAGACATGTCAACTCTGAACATCTCAATCCGTGGTTTTCATAACCGTACGGTGATGTCTTATTTTCTCCCCATGTAACTATTACAAGTAGTCGTACTCATCGCATAAGAAAGTCTACACTTTCATCTAAACGAACAATTCAAACAAGTTGGTGAAAATGAATTTGACGCGTGTGGCTTTCCGTAGCGCCACGCTCGGTTGATGGGGAAGTGCAACCCACTGCTACGCAAAGGCAAAGAGGTCAAGAGGAGGGGTTGAGAAAACCacgtgtgcagcagcagcaccgtGAGCAGCGCTGTCCTTCCTCGGGTAGACTTGTTTTTGTAAGCCTGTACCCTTCGCATGTAGCCAGCGATAGCCTGAATCAGCCGGAGAAGCAAGATTGTTTTCCTATTTCTTTCACAGCCTCACAGACTCGCACTGCTGCTGGGATTTGTACTGCTGCCACACTGACTGCCGACCATGGTGAGCAAGACAGATGACATACCGGCGTCAGTGCCCGACTGTAATCCGGTTGATCTTGCGGATGAAGCAGGAGATGGAGCCCGGGACAGCAACGAAAGCAGCAAGACACATCTGAAGGAGTCATGCGGCTGTGGTGAGACAATGCAGCAAACTTTGTCTGCGTCATATCTGCTTGTTACAacaccgaacacacacacacatttcacatcaTGACAACACCTCTCAAAAATACATGCTCTTAACTGTGTAAATCTATGAAGTCCACACCACTGTGCACTGACTGACTTCAAAGTGGTTTATTGAAGACTTAGGCTTGTGACATATGcctgcatgctttttttttagtgcgacttaaaaaaaaaaaaaagtccacagaacccccccccccccaaggtgGTCGTCTTGTGGGGTTTACCCCCTTCCTCCTTCAAACCATCTCCTTGGTCGCCTGTTCAAGTTTAAAAGGGTGCACATTGCTAAGTAGCTGTGTGATGTCAGTCTCTTGCATGTTGCATTTGTGTGGTCATTATCGTGCCAGGCTTGTTCACAGTCAGGACAGATGAAATTCTACATAAATTGTGTAATCGCTGTTAGCAGGTAGTCCAAACCTGGTACCTGACACTGCATGCCAATCAGGCTAACCCAAAACAAGATAGCTACCGGTGTGCTACCATTAGCTTCCTCACCCAGCTAATCAGCTAAGTGGCAAAGCAGAAGCCCTGCGTGTCCAGGAGGAGAGTTTATGCAGACAATACtcatttcggttttaaaaacaactgtgttttgttttttttaacacacggGTGGTTTTACGTGACTCTAAATTGACGCACATGTTCGGTAACATCGTGTCAGAGAAATGAACTGAAGGTCACCTTCAGTGGAGTGGCACACTGTCCCCATGACTACAGGGGTTCTCTGTCACATTGTGTCCTTTTTAATTTGACGGTCCTGTGTCATAACTGGTTATTAAAATATATGTTGCATCGTTTTTTGGGATTGGGGGTTTCAAACCTGCATATTAAAAGTTGTCGGATGACGATAGTGCCTAGCGGTCGATGGTAAGTATTTAGCGCCCCCCCCCCGTCGTGGAGGATCAGATGGAGTGGCCCTCCTCGACCGGGAAGCGGAAGCTCGCAGTTGTAGAAAAAAGTCATGATAGTGCattacacagacagagagagagagagggaaggttACGCTAATAATACATGAACATACGTGTAAGCTGGTGAGTATACTGTAATGTGAAAGTAGTGGCGCGGCTGAGCAGCAAGTACAGTGTTGTCGATAGAGGAAGATTAAACCCGATAGGTGAACTTCACGTTACACAACTTATGGAGCACCAGAAGAGtctgctgcagcctctctgAAACATGTGGGGACCTTGACTTCTCTCTGTCACTACATAGGGAAACACATTGGAGAGTAACTGAGTCCTACATGtaaatgattcatgtttttttgtctggaGTTTTCTCTGGTCAGTGTTTAagttcctccacctcctcccatGCAGCAGTGGATGCACTAATTtagatcagcagcagcagcctatTAAGTGATACCTCCATGAAGACAACACTAATAAAGCTCTGTTTTGATGATGTATTAATAGAGTTTCTTTGAAGCAAAATGTTAACCAGCTGTCCGACTATGTGATACTTCATTCAttatgtttagtttttaaaattgTTGCTCAGACAGACCTGGCACTACTTCCCCAAAGATTAAGATTCAAAGATATTGTATTCAAAACTGCaatggtttcaaaaaaaaaaaaaaatgtaagcctTCACTTAAAATATCATGTTTGATATGTCAGTCTTTTATTTAGCAGAGCTTTGGtttttcatatttgtgttttcaagtTACATGTCATGACTTTCTCCTCATCTTCAGtcctttaaatatatttacaagCTGTGTCTACATGCCCAGTGCAGGATCAGTAAGCCCCCAAGAGGAACTGTTTTCTCTGGTCGTTATATAAAACACAATGGTTTTCAGCAAAATATTATACTAAAGAAATGCTCAATTGAAAATGTAATCACTTCACAAATGGTTTTTCTAATTTAGTTTCATCTCATCGACTTTTTAATGGCTTAATAGCTCAAAAACATATTTAGGTCTCatgatatattttatatttattttaataataattgttGGTGAGGAAAGGCTttctattaaataaaaaactgcaTTACAGCTTAAAAGGCAACacattacacagacagacagcactaacaaaaaaaaaaaaatatatatatatattttaatgacagaatCAAACAGACTGTGTATTCAGTCCTTGTTGACATGAAATCGCACCATAGGTCCATGACTCAGGGTCTGGCTATCCTATCTGGAGGTTGCCACCTTGTGGTGCAGCATACTTGTCTGCAGACAGAccttgtgctgctgctgctgctgttttcatggTTCTTGGTTAATGTTGCCATGGCAGCAGCCAGGGTCGCCCCGTGTCAAGGGCTGCGGAGTAGATAGATATCTTGCTGCTTGATTTATAGCTTTGTTATCAAGAGTCATTGGTCAGGCTAATGAACTAAAGAGAAGCTGTCTAAGGATCCCACCATCTCAAAGCACCATGATATGAATTATCTTTCTGAACTGAACTGGCAGCTTGGTTCACAGATTTGTTCAGTCAGAGAAGAAACGGGTCTGTTACAGTGTAACCCAGGCTTGCAGTTTAATTTTTTATtgcgtgtgtttttttcttttttgttatgattgttggaaaatggaaaaaaaataacttcaattcatttagattttcaaaGAATACATTCTGTGATATGGGTATTAAAATGTCATATCCTGATATAACCTAATTAAACAATCAGTTCCAGAATAAGACAGGCTTGACCATTACTTTATCACTAACTTGCTGCTGCACTATCTTTCACTACTTGAAAATGGGTCAGTTTTGCAACACGCAGCCTGCTGGATTACCTCATCAACCAAAGTGCTTCTGGATCTTTGTACTTAATACTCTTCTGATTTGGTGATTGTGAGTCAAAAATGAAGAGCTACATTATCTTATGCTCCTCATGAAACTCTTCTTTCacactttgtcccttttttttttttttttttttaataaatgaacCAAAAAGTGTTCAATGCAGTTTACAATTAAGAGTACCAAGCCAGTCTGAAAAAGATTGCTCAAATATGGCAGTTATGAGTTTGCCTGATAATAAGGCgacattctttattttaatgacaaTGTTACAGAAAGGGATTGAAGGACCTTCCTAAAGATCACATGAATCAGTTGCTTCTCTTGGTTTTATTGAGCTTTACAGCCACTTTCAGCTCATTGTGTAGGCGTCTGATCTTTGAATTTACTGATCTGATTAACTCTCAACACATTCATAGTGTTGTGGTCAGCTGCAGCAGACAGCTGtttccaaagaaaacaaaatctacATATCATATCTGCTCAGCGCATAGATAGCGACGCTTTTTTGTTACAGAGCCTGCTATAATGTCAGAAGTTGGTGGAGAAAAGAATCAAcctatttgaaataaaacacaagtgcTTGTGTCTTCAAACGAATGCTCATGTTGCTTGCAAGTTGTTAGACGTTTAGCGTGAAATAAGTTTAGCATTTTAATGCTAAAGTTGCAGCTCTCAGAGGGAGAGTAACCAAGTAAGCTCGCCAACATGGTGTCAACATGAAAAGGAGTAAAGATCCGATGAGGAATGAAACATTTCTCTATTgatactgaaaacaaaaacgGACAGAATGAAACGCACAACCCCCAGCCCCCCTTTTCCTCCACTTAGTTACATTATAAACAAGCTTTTCTGCTCTgaagttgttgtgtttgttgtccaAAGCGTTGTGAGTTGACCCTATCTCTTCCGCCTCATTCGCCCTGCTTCACCATTTCATCTCTCACTCGTGCCGTGGTCCAGTTATCAGGCCCCACCCCTCTGCCTGTAACCCTGACGCTGTTTACCCTTGACAGTGAGCAAGGACACACTGCTGGATGCAGGCGAGTCCCAGTGAGAGAAAACAGGTGTCCGACATCCACACACTCAGCCCTGTttcttttgaatacatttaACCAAAGCCTAATTCATATTCCTGTCGTGGTCTTTTCACCCTAGCTGTTGTCTGCTCTGAATACAATAGGAAATATAACTCGTGAATCTTTTATTCATGAGATCAGCTGCCTTGTAACTCAGATTTTTCCCCTTCATTCTTATCTAAAGAATGAGTAACCATCATTTTATGGACTGAACGTCTGTAAAAGATTAAGGGCAGCTGCTCAATGATTACTCGCTTATTCGCAGGATATGTATTAGCCACATTTAGCTGTGAAAGTGACCAGTAATTCCCTCTTGTGATACCGAAATCCATGAAGACTTACGGGCTAATGTTGCAACAGTGTCTGCTTCAGCCGGTCAGAATGGAGAATCTGAAAATGTATTGGAACGTTCATTCATGATCTGTGTGTTGTAGTTTCGGCTTTTTGTAAACGCCTGTTCTTCTTGGAGAACTTGCACAGTTGATTCTGTCTTCTGTGTTCTTTATATTCCGTTGAATTCATTTGTGTTTGgctaaaatgtaatgaaactaTGACACTAGCAGCTATAGTCAAGCTTTGTCGCCTCTCTTCACtcattaataaatattttaggAGGTTACAGGTGATGTCATCCAGCCATGGGTCTGTGTGCTTTGTTTGTGGCCTTGCTGCCTGGCAGCATTGCTTACATGTggaagaaaagtgttttttttttttgcatggctGGCCCTGTGTAGGTGGTGCATCCTCTTGATCAGATCTTTGAATAATAGCAGCTGAAGAATTGTTTGTACACAATGCACTTCTAAGAGTTTAGGTGTCGTTCACAGTCTCTTTCTTCAAAGTTGTCAAACTCTCTTTCATGGGATATTGAGTTTACTGAATGATCTTTGTGTCTCCTTCATCGCAGGGCACAGTGTCGATACAGCCATGGTGAATGGTGATGGAGCTCATGGCCACACAGAGGAGGCAGAATCCAAACCGGATGGGAACGGTGAGGCGGATGGTGGAGAGGAGTCCAACGAACAGGAAGTGATTGTGATCCAGGACACTGGCTTCACCGTGAAGATCCAGGCACCTGGGACAGAGCCATTCGACCTGCAGGTAAGGCTGCAGACCAATGTTCAAACAGGCAATAACACAGGGCTTAAAACAGAACTATCTCATGTCATATATGTGCACATTCCTGGAAAAACAAAGTGTACCTAGGTTGtataatttttgtattttagttTACTACTAATTGTTACATGAGAGAAATAAATGA
Coding sequences within it:
- the ccdc92ba gene encoding coiled-coil domain-containing 92B, yielding MGDESSLSRQVESVERSVVFLRQEHLTLLHGLHLEILSLQKRCSELTSELKVKPPGRSQIELQEEEELLDAQCRHVENRLSERECTLGELRTELSHKGVLVGALRANLKEKERHFLEELKRRSHCSTILNTELQKQTEAAAYLSFQLHAARQKLHHQRMQQRQGLLSRANSQGAQYGAEQNSFSSPLMPSGASPSSPVVKPKRRSARASSRVERARECVPIEKVMGPAEPTAMPDPALFLHPRRHRARSRHTVAQRQPPLGLEREDEEEGGGEGPVEPQEETVRLVCSTAAPPAAETKAD